The Maridesulfovibrio hydrothermalis AM13 = DSM 14728 DNA window CGCCCATTTCGTCTCTGGTGAAACCGAGAATGTATATAAAATCACCGGCATTCTTGAAGTCCGAGGTCACACACATGTTAATGTCCGGAACGATACCCACGGCAGAAAACAGTACAGTCGGCGGGATGGAGATTTTAACGCCTCCGCCCTTGTAGTCATTTTTCATGGAGTCCTTACCGGAAATGCAAGGCACTCCGTAAGCACGGCAGAAGTGGGACAGAGCCTGATTAGCACGAACAAGCTGAGCAAGCTTGTAATGACCGTCAGGAGTTGTTTCAGACTGAACAGGATCACACCAGCAGAAGTTATCGATACCGGCCATATGGGCAATATCACCACCGACAGCAACAGCATTCCTGACAGCCTCATCAACAGCGTTAGCCATCATCCAGTAGGTATCAAGATCACTGAATTTAGGGCAGATACCATGTGAAACAACCAGCCCTTTATCAGAATCAAAATCAGGTCTCAGCACACCGGCATCTGCGGGGCCGTCTTCCTTCTCGCCAACCAGAGGCTTGATGACACTGCGTCCCTGAACTTCATGGTCATACTGACGGATAACATACTCTTTACTGCAGATATTAAGTCTGCCGAGCATATCCTTAAGAAGCTGAGTCTGGTCTTCGACTTCAGGTTCATCATCAGCTTCAATAACAGGACGCTCCCAGACTGCTTTAAGCTGCATCTGAGGCACGCCGTCATGCAGGAAGTCCATACTGAGACAGGCTACAGGCTTATCACCGTAACGGATGTTATAGAGACCGCTGTCAGTGTAGGTTCCGAGGGCGGAAGCTTCAACATCCATTTCATCGGCAAGGGCCATGAACTCGTCAAGATTTTCAGGAGGAACAGCCAGAGTCATACGTTCCTGAGCTTCGGAAACAAGGATTTCCCAAGGCTTAAGTCCATCATATTTGAGAGGAGCTTTAGCGAGATCAAGATCACAACCTCCGCTGTCTTCAGCCATTTCACCAACGGAAGAGGAAAGGCCCCCTGCTCCGTTGTCAGTGATGGCATTGTACAGCCCCAAATCGCGGACACGCATGAGAAAATCATACATCTTGCGCTGCGTGATGGGGTCGCCGATCTGAACTGCGGTTGCGGGTGAACCTTCATGCAGTTCTTCGGAAGAAAATGTTGCACCGTGAATACCATCTTTACCGATACGTCCGCCGGTCATAACAATAATGTCGCCGGGCAGAGCTTTTTTCTCGTAGCTGAGACGGCCGGCAGACTTAACAGGCATGGTTCCGATGGTTCCGCAATAAACCAGAGGCTTACCAAGGTATCTCTCATCGAAGACAATAGAGCCGTTCACGGTTGGAATACCGGATTTGTTACCACCGTGCTCAACCCCTTCACGCACGCCTTCAAACACCCTGCGCGGATGCAGCAGACGGGGAGGCAGTTCACCTTCGTGAAAAGGTGAGGCAAAACAGAATACATCGGTGTTACAAAGCAGGTTTGCACCCAGTCCGGTTCCCATAGGATCGCGGTTGACACCGACGATTCCAGTCAGTGCTCCCCCGTAAGGGTCAAGAGCTGACGGGCTGTTATGTGTTTCCATTTTAACGCAGACATTTAACTTATCGTTGAATTTGATAACTCCTGCATTATCTTTGAACACGGAGAGACAGAAATCATCATCGCCCTTTTCAGCGCGAATCTCCTTGGTGGTGTTCATGATGCAGGTTTTATAAAGACTGTCTACAGTTGTGGAAAAACCTGTTTCCTTATTTTCATATTCAATTTTAGAGCTGAAAATTTTATGTTTGCAGTGCTCGGACCAAGTCTGCGCAAGAGCTTCAAGCTCTGCATCGGTAGGCATGGCAGTCAGTCCCATCTCTTCACGCTGCTTAACCACTTCAGGATCAGCATAGTAGGCACGAATGCGGTGAAACTCTTCAAGACTCAGCGCAAGAGTATTGGCACGACTGAAAGCCATCATTTCATCATCGCTCATGGATGCGAGATCAATAACAGCTACTTCATCACTTGCCTTTCCGGTAACGCGTGCAGCCCTGGCTTCAAATCCCGGAGACTTAACCCACTCAGCGGCGGAACGTATTTCGTAACGCTCAATAAGTTCGTTAGCCAGCAGGTCTCTGGCAATGGTAGAAACCTTTTCCAGACCGAGGTCTTCGGAAAAGATATACTGAGTAGAAGTGTAGACTTTTACTTTTTGACTATCTTCAGGCTTCACGACCAGAACAAGGGATTCCTTTGCAGTACGCCCTTCGTTATCAGTCACGCCCGGACGAAAGCCGACTTCCAGATTCCATGAGAAATCCGCAGCCAGAGGCTCAAGTGAAGGAGTGTGCAGTACCGGATCATGCAGAACGCCCAGTTCCAGAACTTTTTCTATTTCGTCCTTTTCCAGCCCTTCTACTGTATATACTTTGATTGTCCGTACTTCACCGGCCTCGATACCGAGTTCTTCTCTTATCTTGTTGGAAACTTTGTGTCCGTGAACATCGCGGACATGGTCTTTAAGTGCGACCTCGACACGCCAGAGCATGGCAATCTCCTTATTTTGTTATATAAAAACGGTCTTAAGCACAAAACTATTTAGCCCAGACCAATACATTTCCGCCTAAATCCTTGGCTTCATAAGTAGCCCTGTCAGCCCGGGCCAACATGCCGGCTGGAGTATCGTCTTCCTTGAGCACGGTGATTCCGCCGCTGATAGTTACTTTGCCGGAAAATTTCTTCTCTATCTTAAACCTGATCCGATTTCCTATTTTCTCAAGAGCTTCCGGACGAACCTCGGTTACAATCACCGCAAATTCATCCCCTCCATACCGACATGGAAAATCCATTCCGGCCCGAAGCTCCGCCTTCAAAATATCACCAACGAGTTTAAGAACCTCATCCCCGGCTTGATGTCCTTTACTGTCATTGACGTGTTTAAACCCGTCCAGATCAAAGAAAAGAAGTCCGATAGGCCTTCCGGTCCTTCTGCTGCGCACCATTTCGCGCTCCAGCAAAGTATTGAACTGGGTATGATTAAAAAGATCGGTCAAACCGTCAAAAATAGCCTGCCGTTTAAGTTTATCCTCAAGCCGCCTGATATGGGTCAAATCTCGGGCCACTATGAGATACTTCTCTCCCGGACCGTTAAGCCGGCTGATCACCAGCTCAAAAGGCCGCCCTGCAGAATCGGTTCGCTTAAGCAACACTTCAACCACAGACTTTTTCTGCTCAAACAGATCCGGTCCCCACCTTCCGGTAAAGGTGTCACCGGGAGAAGCTATCTCAAAAATATTTCTGCCCAGAAAAATTCTTGAAAAACGTGCCGAAGCATAATTGATATTACCACGTCGATCCACAGTGAGCACCACGTCCCGCATGGAATCAATCAGTCCTTCCAGAAAATCCCTTTGCTTTAAAGCTTGAATCTGGCTTTCAGAAATTTCCCGTATATCTTCCATCACAACAGAAATAACCTGATCCTCTCCACGTTTCTGCTTATAAGCAGAAACATAAATACAGGCATCTCTGGGAATTCCACCGGTACGTAAGCTTACGCACAAAATTTTACTGAAAGAGGTCTTGGATTCAGTCTCTAGGAATTTATCCCAGCTTTTACCCAGACCGGTCCCGACTCCCATGCTGAAAAGTTCGTTAAACCCCTTAGCTCCGGAGATAGAAGCCCCGCCGAGATAACGGCCCATCTCCTCATTCATATCGAAAATATTGCCGGCCATATCAAGAGTCGCCACACCGAGCGGCAGAGCATCAAGAGTTTCTGCACGGTCTTCTATAAGGTGTTGCTTGGCACAATAATGCTCATATGCCTGACCGATAAATCTAAAATAAAGCTTCAGTGCTTTTTGCTCTTCCGGAGAAAGACCTCTGGCTGAATATTTAAACCGGCCGAACAAAATAGACCTGCTTACAATAGCCTCTCCATTTCCACGCTTGGACCAGGGCAGTTCCTTAAGCGGGCAGTTAGCAACAACTTTTTCCAGACCGGTGTTTTCAACAGCTTTAAATAAACTGTAAACGTCACGATGAGGCGACTTTAATGCAAGCTCCCAATCCACAATATCCCAGTTCAATTTTGCGTGCCGTCCGATAATTCTGGCAATGGAACCGATTCCGCCCTCTGCGGTCAGCAGTTCAAGACTCATAAAGTAACTGGCTTGCAAGCTCTTAATGGAATAATTATAAAAATTGGCAGCCTCGCCCCCCTCTCCCATTCCCAGAATGGAAAGCATAGACTGAAATTTTGTCCGGCAGACACCTCTAAAATCCTCAAGGACTTCCTCATCCATGTTCAATGCATTTTGAAGCAGAAGCTCAAATTGTAATACATTAAATGGAGCAGAATCATTGCCAAGTTCCATTTCCGCCCATTTGGTAGCAAGAATCACCGCTTGCGTAGGCAGCTCAAAAGAATCAAGCTCCTCAAGGGCGTGATGATGAAGCAAGGACGGGCAATCAATATTTTTCATCTTCCAGCGGGAAAGCAGCAACTGACTGAGTGCGCCGTGATTCATACCCCACATTTCATTTTCCGCCTCAGCCTGTCCTGGATACGATCTGGCTACAGAGTCAAGCTGGGCAAGATTAGGAATTTCTGATGGTGCGGCACTTCTCAGGAAAAGCAGCGAGATATCTTTCAGCAGGCAGCAAAGATAAACTTTATCAGCCTGATCCGGACAAATTCTGGAAGCAATCAGACTGGCGGCAATGGCTCCCCAGACTGTAAGCATCCAGTCGCTGTATATTTTATACTGTTCATCCTCAACTTTGGTGGAGATATGTTTTTGATAGGTGACTGTTACCGCAAGATTAAGCAGCTCTCTGGTACCAAGAACGATAGCAGCCCGTTTTAAATCTGAAATCTCTTGCGAAAGGCCGTAAAACGGAGAATTAACCAGCGTGAGAATGGTGGTGGATAAAGCAGGGTCCATGCTGATAATTTTGCCCAGTACCGCAAAGTCCGGTTCAGACTTGCACGCCTCCTCCATCAGCTGAAGCATAACTGGAGGAAAACTGAGCTTCATCATTAATCTTGGCGACTCAAGGATTTCATCAAGACTCATCGGCAGCAGCTCCTGTATTTTTAATCCACCTACTTGCTGCGGGTCAACACAAAGTCGGCGGCCTGTTTCAGCACCCTGCATTCCATGCTATCCGGCAATGGAGACAAACACTCTTTTGCTTTCTTAATATAATCAGCGGCAGATTGTCTGGTGAGAGTACCCAGCTCGTGTTTTCGGATTTCCTTAAGCACCTGATCACGCCTTGCGTCAGAAAGTGTACGGTTTTTGATTTCAGCAAGCAATTCTTCAGCTTCTTTATCTTGTAACATTTCAAGGTAAAGAATCAACGGTAAAGTAACTTTGCCCTCTCTCAAATCTCCTCCCTCAGGCTTTCCGGTATCCCCGGAAGGTGATTCGTAATCGAGAGCATCGTCAACCAGTTGGAAGGCAATGCCCATATTGAGACCGAAATTGCCTACAGCATCCTCCAAATCCCGATCGTCGCAGGCAAGAGCAGCTCCGATACGACAGGAAGTTTCAATAAGGCGCGCTGTTTTACCAATGATGATCTCCATGTAAGTTCCACGGTCCACCATTGGCTCAGAAATATGAGCAATCTCGCGGATCTCACCTTCGGCTGTTGCCATGATCCCCGATGCTAAGATAGAGCTTATACGGGATTTCCCATAATCTGCGCCGATACGGTTGGCAAGAGCAAGAAGAACATCCCCGGCAAGTATTGTCTCGGTTGTACCGAAAACAAGATGAGATGCTTCGACCCCCCTACGCAAATCAGCATCATCAAGAATATCATCATGCAAAAGCGTTGCAGCATGAAGAAGCTCAAGCGACCCGGCAAGCGGATAAATGTCAACTTTTGAATACCCCAGACCTCTGGCAGACAAAATGGTGAGTACAGGACGAATCCTTTTCCCGGGTGCCAGCAGAACATGTCTTGCCACACCACGCACCAAACCCTGAAGCTTAGCAGTTTCCTCATTGAGAAAACCGTTAATCAGAGGCAATTCCTTTTCAAAATAGGCTAATAACTCAGTCATCCGCGTATGAACTATCCCGGTTACGAAGAATCTGCAGAAAAAAACCGGACCAGTTTATTTTACCAGTGCACAACAAATCCGGCCCAGCTCGGCCAGCGCACCAGATAAATCCCAGTCTTTCTTTTCCCTTGATCCAACAAGGTTTGATACAGTCCGCACCTGACATATTTGCACCCCAGACAGGGAGCATGCATATGCAGCTGCAAAACCTTCCATATTCTCTATATCCGCCGAATACTCATCTCTGAGTCCGGCAGCACCATCCGCCGTGGCGGTCACTCCGCTAACTGTCAAAGAGACAGCTTCGGGCAGTTTTTGCAATCGGTCAAGCCCTGAATTCACAAGACTTTTGCCATCACATAGTTCGACCCTGTCCCAAATCTGTTTATTATCAATCTCAGCAAGGCAGAAACCAATCCCTCTCGGATCAACCTTCTCACCTGTTTTAAGACCATATTCAGGCCATATTTCAGTCCTGACCAAGCAGCCGCTGCCGACAGGAAACAGCTTCGGATTAAATGTACCGGCTATACCCGCCAGAAGAACGAAGCCTACATCATGTTCAGCCAGCGTACGTCCGAGAGCAAAAGAAGCATTAATTACACCGATTCCAGTCACAAGCAGCAAAACAGGTTTATTAGCAAACTTAAAACCAACAGGTTTCCCCTGCTCAAGTTGAGGCAGTGAACAAACCCCGCCGAGGGCGGACTTCATTTCCTTAATTGTTGCTGTGACAAAAAGAAGCGGTTTCAACTGCTACAGTCTCCAGTACTTAATGCCTGCATCTTTCATTTCTTTGCGGTCAAAGAAGCATTTGACATCAATGACCAGAGCATTTTCAGGAATTCTGAACCAGCTCTTAATGTCATCGAGGCTGATTTTGCGATATTCGTCATGCGAAACCGCAAGAATAACAGCATCAAGATCTTTCAGTTCATCAAAAGGAACAGTTTTAAGACCATACTCTTCAACGGCTTCTTCCGGATCAGCGTAGGCATCGTGAACAAGCACATTTACGCCGAAAGATTTAAGTTCGTCGACAACATCAACAACTTTGGTATTGCGCAGGTCGGGAACATTTTCTTTAAAAGTAAGTCCGAGAACACCGACCCGGGCATTCTTAACTTTGCTGTCACCATTAATCATCTGTTTGATGGTAGTATCAGCGATAAACTTGCCGACAGAATCATTAATTTTGCGCCCTGCGAGAATGACCTGCGGATGATGTCCGATAGCTTCAGCCTTGGTAGTCAGGTAGTACGGATCAACCCCGATGCAGTGCCCGCCGACCAGACCGGGACGAAATGGCAGAAAGTTCCATTTAGTGCCGGCCGCCTCAAGAACATCCAGGGTATCAATACCCATACGGTCAAAGATCATGGAAAGTTCATTCATCAGCGCAATATTTAAATCACGCTGGGTATTTTCAATAACCTTTGCGGCTTCGGCAACTTTGATGCAGGAAGCTCTATGGGTTCCGGCAGTAACAACGGTTGAATAGAGCTGCTCCAGCAGATCAACAACATCGTCATTGTTTCCGGCCACAACCTTCACAATAGTCTGCAGGGTGTGCTTGCGGTCACCGGGATTGATACGCTCAGGGGAGTAGCCTACGCCGAAATCTTTTCCATATTCAAGGCCGGATTTCTCCTCAAGGATAGGCACACAAATATCTTCGGTCAGACCGGGGTAAACTGTTGATTCATAAACAACAATTGATCCGACGGACATATTTTCACCAACCATGGTTGATGCTCCAACCACAGGACGTAAATCCGGATTACGTGCTTCATCAATAGGGGTCGGTACTGCGACGATAATTACCCCTGCTTCTTTAAGGGTAGCAGGATCGCTGCTGAATTCCACAAAATTATGAAAATCTTTTTCAAGCACCTCAGCAGTGCGGTCATACCCTTCACGGAGTTCCTTGATACGCTGCTCGGAAATATCAAGGCCAAGCACCTTGAAATGACGCCCGAGAGCTACTGCCAGCGGCAGTCCGACATAACCAAGTCCAACAATCGCAATTGTTGTCTTCTTATCTTTAATATCTGCAAAACTAATCATAACGTTTTGTCCTTTATCGCTTAGATACTAAAATAGAACTATGCAGTTCCCGTATAATAATTAAGGCCATCAAATCTAACAAAACAACTCACATCGGAAAGAGGGTGGACATAATCAACCAGCGCATATACATAGCAACTATTATGAATATCGAATGGTCCTTTTTGCTGTCCGCCCTTGGCCTAGCCTTCATTATTGAAGGTATTCCCTATTTTCTCTTCTCTGAGCGCATGCCCAGAATTCTGATTTCCATTATTGAAAGAGGTCCGAAGCAATTGCGGATTCTCGGCCTGATCGCCATGATTTTCGGGCTGCTGCTCATTTCATTCGGGCAGTCTCTATCAGACCTCTGACAATTTTATTCTGAAGGCTTTTCAGCTACATGAATATAAACAATCCCTGAAAGCAACGGTATAAACATTACCCTGCCGAAACCGGCATTCTGCAATTCCTCTCCCAGAGTTCTTTCGTCCGGGAAAGAGCGGATTGTGTCCGCAAGATATGAATAAGCTCCGGAATCTCCGGATACAACTTTCCCCATGAGCGGAAGAACTTTGTTCAAATAAAAATTATACACACCTTTCCAGATACGCTTGCTTCCTGATCCAAACTCAAGAATACAAAAACGCGCTCCGGGCTTTAAAGCTCGCAGCACTTCTTTATACGCATCTTCCCGCGGAAGAATGTTCCTGATTCCAAAAGAAATTGTAGCTCCGTCAAGACAACAGTCCGGCAAAGGCAGTTTCTTGCCATCAGCCTGAATGGCGGCAATAACTTCGCTACGCCCGATATGTTTGCCTTCCAGCTTTTTACCTTTGCCACATGAAAGCATGGGGTAGGCAAAATCCATAGCCAGAACTTTTACATCAGGATACTGGCGCGTAAGTTCCACAGAAACGTCAAGGGTTCCGGCTGCCAGATCAAGAACCAAGCCCTCTTTTGCAGGGCGCACCAGTTTGGCCAGACGGTAACGCCAGTAAATATCCTGCCCACCACTTAAAAAGTGATTCAGAAAGTCATACCATCCGGCGATTCGGCCAAACATGGCAGCTACTTTTTTACCGTGCTCCTCATGTGATACTTGCGCCATCTACTTAAGTATCTCCCTTTCCGTCATCAGCAAGATTACTTTCCTGCTCTCTGACAGAGGCGACTACGTCAGCATAAATAGCACTGAAGTGCTCAGAAAAATTTGAAGGGGAAATCCTGCCAACTTCGATAAATTTCACAACGATTTCCTTAGTAACCTGTAAAGCCTGCTTCTGAATTTTGTCCATAATTATATCCTTACTTCGGCTTGAAAACCCCGCCCGGTGGGAAATGGCCACAACCTCCACAGGTGGGACAGCCGGGCGGGTAAAAAGAAAGAAACCATTAAAGCACCCCTCTTTTGTGAGGCTCTTTAGCATGAGACCTCCAAATAGTCGACCAGCTTCTTTACGCCGGAAAGTGTAACCCAGCCCCTCCGGATAGACCAAAATGATACGTACTGTATAAAAAAAGGTCCGCCGGATGGCAATCTCCAGCGGACCATAATTTCGATCAAATAATAAACAGAGTCTAATCTTCGAGTTCGCGAGCCAGCGCCGCAATCTCTTCACGAATAATGCGGGCAGCTTCTGCAGGCACAATTCTTTCAAGCTTTTCAGCCAGAGCTTCTTCAATAGCAGCCCTGAATGAATCTTCTATCTCAGCTTTCATATCGTCAATTTTTTCAACCAGACGTGGAGCAAGATAATCTTCAATATCTTCAGTCAACCGGCTTTTAATGCGGTAGAAGGCTGTAGAATCGGGATCAAGTTCTTTCTCAAGTGCCTTGCTGACCAGATCTTCCACGTCAGGTGCGGCTTCAAGTTTTTCTTCAACAGCCGAAATACGCGGATCATGATCGGGAATCTCAGCAAGCCTGCCTTCCAAAGCAGCAAGGCGCGGATCATGATCAGGAACTTCGGCAAGCCGTCCTTCAAGAGCTGCAAAACGCTCTTCT harbors:
- a CDS encoding phosphoribosylformylglycinamidine synthase subunit PurS — its product is MLWRVEVALKDHVRDVHGHKVSNKIREELGIEAGEVRTIKVYTVEGLEKDEIEKVLELGVLHDPVLHTPSLEPLAADFSWNLEVGFRPGVTDNEGRTAKESLVLVVKPEDSQKVKVYTSTQYIFSEDLGLEKVSTIARDLLANELIERYEIRSAAEWVKSPGFEARAARVTGKASDEVAVIDLASMSDDEMMAFSRANTLALSLEEFHRIRAYYADPEVVKQREEMGLTAMPTDAELEALAQTWSEHCKHKIFSSKIEYENKETGFSTTVDSLYKTCIMNTTKEIRAEKGDDDFCLSVFKDNAGVIKFNDKLNVCVKMETHNSPSALDPYGGALTGIVGVNRDPMGTGLGANLLCNTDVFCFASPFHEGELPPRLLHPRRVFEGVREGVEHGGNKSGIPTVNGSIVFDERYLGKPLVYCGTIGTMPVKSAGRLSYEKKALPGDIIVMTGGRIGKDGIHGATFSSEELHEGSPATAVQIGDPITQRKMYDFLMRVRDLGLYNAITDNGAGGLSSSVGEMAEDSGGCDLDLAKAPLKYDGLKPWEILVSEAQERMTLAVPPENLDEFMALADEMDVEASALGTYTDSGLYNIRYGDKPVACLSMDFLHDGVPQMQLKAVWERPVIEADDEPEVEDQTQLLKDMLGRLNICSKEYVIRQYDHEVQGRSVIKPLVGEKEDGPADAGVLRPDFDSDKGLVVSHGICPKFSDLDTYWMMANAVDEAVRNAVAVGGDIAHMAGIDNFCWCDPVQSETTPDGHYKLAQLVRANQALSHFCRAYGVPCISGKDSMKNDYKGGGVKISIPPTVLFSAVGIVPDINMCVTSDFKNAGDFIYILGFTRDEMGGTEIASQLGFSHGKVPHVEALTAKKRYITLNNAMRQGLVSACHDLSDGGLGVALAEMAIGGRLGCEVDLRSVPTEYGMSTLSVLYSESASRFAVTVSPENSLKFEEMFDGQICQRIGMITGGDSFGLMEGSAGIVRCKIEALATAFKATLDW
- a CDS encoding polyprenyl synthetase family protein gives rise to the protein MTELLAYFEKELPLINGFLNEETAKLQGLVRGVARHVLLAPGKRIRPVLTILSARGLGYSKVDIYPLAGSLELLHAATLLHDDILDDADLRRGVEASHLVFGTTETILAGDVLLALANRIGADYGKSRISSILASGIMATAEGEIREIAHISEPMVDRGTYMEIIIGKTARLIETSCRIGAALACDDRDLEDAVGNFGLNMGIAFQLVDDALDYESPSGDTGKPEGGDLREGKVTLPLILYLEMLQDKEAEELLAEIKNRTLSDARRDQVLKEIRKHELGTLTRQSAADYIKKAKECLSPLPDSMECRVLKQAADFVLTRSK
- a CDS encoding ubiquinone/menaquinone biosynthesis methyltransferase — encoded protein: MAQVSHEEHGKKVAAMFGRIAGWYDFLNHFLSGGQDIYWRYRLAKLVRPAKEGLVLDLAAGTLDVSVELTRQYPDVKVLAMDFAYPMLSCGKGKKLEGKHIGRSEVIAAIQADGKKLPLPDCCLDGATISFGIRNILPREDAYKEVLRALKPGARFCILEFGSGSKRIWKGVYNFYLNKVLPLMGKVVSGDSGAYSYLADTIRSFPDERTLGEELQNAGFGRVMFIPLLSGIVYIHVAEKPSE
- the mqnB gene encoding futalosine hydrolase, whose product is MKPLLFVTATIKEMKSALGGVCSLPQLEQGKPVGFKFANKPVLLLVTGIGVINASFALGRTLAEHDVGFVLLAGIAGTFNPKLFPVGSGCLVRTEIWPEYGLKTGEKVDPRGIGFCLAEIDNKQIWDRVELCDGKSLVNSGLDRLQKLPEAVSLTVSGVTATADGAAGLRDEYSADIENMEGFAAAYACSLSGVQICQVRTVSNLVGSREKKDWDLSGALAELGRICCALVK
- a CDS encoding nucleotide sugar dehydrogenase → MISFADIKDKKTTIAIVGLGYVGLPLAVALGRHFKVLGLDISEQRIKELREGYDRTAEVLEKDFHNFVEFSSDPATLKEAGVIIVAVPTPIDEARNPDLRPVVGASTMVGENMSVGSIVVYESTVYPGLTEDICVPILEEKSGLEYGKDFGVGYSPERINPGDRKHTLQTIVKVVAGNNDDVVDLLEQLYSTVVTAGTHRASCIKVAEAAKVIENTQRDLNIALMNELSMIFDRMGIDTLDVLEAAGTKWNFLPFRPGLVGGHCIGVDPYYLTTKAEAIGHHPQVILAGRKINDSVGKFIADTTIKQMINGDSKVKNARVGVLGLTFKENVPDLRNTKVVDVVDELKSFGVNVLVHDAYADPEEAVEEYGLKTVPFDELKDLDAVILAVSHDEYRKISLDDIKSWFRIPENALVIDVKCFFDRKEMKDAGIKYWRL
- a CDS encoding sensor domain-containing diguanylate cyclase, with amino-acid sequence MQGAETGRRLCVDPQQVGGLKIQELLPMSLDEILESPRLMMKLSFPPVMLQLMEEACKSEPDFAVLGKIISMDPALSTTILTLVNSPFYGLSQEISDLKRAAIVLGTRELLNLAVTVTYQKHISTKVEDEQYKIYSDWMLTVWGAIAASLIASRICPDQADKVYLCCLLKDISLLFLRSAAPSEIPNLAQLDSVARSYPGQAEAENEMWGMNHGALSQLLLSRWKMKNIDCPSLLHHHALEELDSFELPTQAVILATKWAEMELGNDSAPFNVLQFELLLQNALNMDEEVLEDFRGVCRTKFQSMLSILGMGEGGEAANFYNYSIKSLQASYFMSLELLTAEGGIGSIARIIGRHAKLNWDIVDWELALKSPHRDVYSLFKAVENTGLEKVVANCPLKELPWSKRGNGEAIVSRSILFGRFKYSARGLSPEEQKALKLYFRFIGQAYEHYCAKQHLIEDRAETLDALPLGVATLDMAGNIFDMNEEMGRYLGGASISGAKGFNELFSMGVGTGLGKSWDKFLETESKTSFSKILCVSLRTGGIPRDACIYVSAYKQKRGEDQVISVVMEDIREISESQIQALKQRDFLEGLIDSMRDVVLTVDRRGNINYASARFSRIFLGRNIFEIASPGDTFTGRWGPDLFEQKKSVVEVLLKRTDSAGRPFELVISRLNGPGEKYLIVARDLTHIRRLEDKLKRQAIFDGLTDLFNHTQFNTLLEREMVRSRRTGRPIGLLFFDLDGFKHVNDSKGHQAGDEVLKLVGDILKAELRAGMDFPCRYGGDEFAVIVTEVRPEALEKIGNRIRFKIEKKFSGKVTISGGITVLKEDDTPAGMLARADRATYEAKDLGGNVLVWAK
- a CDS encoding DUF2065 domain-containing protein: MNIEWSFLLSALGLAFIIEGIPYFLFSERMPRILISIIERGPKQLRILGLIAMIFGLLLISFGQSLSDL